One Natrinema longum genomic window, GCATCGCTCATTACTGGCCCCAACTGGGCGGCGACTTTTACCAGTATCGGACCGCGAAGGGGACCGATCCCGATACGTTCGCCCCCTCGATCTCCCGACGCTGTCAGTCGGGGGACTCGAGTCCGATGGGACGTGATCACAAGACTGAGTACCGACGTGGAAAAACCTCGCCTAATGACTGACCTCATGGAAACGGTCGTCGAGAACCGGGAGATGGTACAGCCAAACCACGCCAACACGCTCGACGTCGCTCACGGCGGCAACGTCATGAAGTGGATGGACGAAGTCGGCGCGATGAGCGCGATGCGGTTTTCCGGTGAGATGTGTGTCACCGCACGGGTCGATCAGATGAACTTCGAACGCCCCATTCCAGTCGGCGATACGGCCTATATTACCGCTTACGTCTACGATGCCGGCACCTCGAGCGTAAAGGTCCGCTTGCTCACCGAGCGCGAGGACCTCCGGACCCGCGAGCGCGAACGGACCACCGAATCACACTTCGTCTACGTCGCGATCGACGAGGACAATACGCCGACGACGGTTCCGGAACTAACGGTCAGCACCGAGGACGGTGAGCGCCTCCGACAGACCGCACTCGAGGACGAACTCTGAGACGGTCCGTCTGAGGAGGGCGAGTGATCGCGACCAGGAACGTCGCTCCCCGAGCGCGTCCGGATCGAAAAATCGAATCGACGGTCCGATCGGACCAGTCCGGCCCACCCGATCGGGGACGGACCACGACCGTTCGTGCGGTGACCGCGGGCGCGGGATGGCGCTGACGCTTACTCGGCGTCGAGTTCGTCCGATCGGGGGTCGCGCTCTCTGATGTCCTCGAGGAGGGTATCGACGGTCCCGCGCGTATCGGCGACGGTCGCGCCGACGAGGCCACCGATCGCACCGCCGGTGCTCGCGGCGTTACGGCTGAACAGTCCACCGACGGCCGCACCGACGGCAGCGCCGATCGCTGCATACCGGGCACGCAACAACACGGCAGTTATACGTTCTCTCATATCTCGTCCTTGGTGACTGGTACGGATAAATATACCTCTCGAGCGTTGTGCGTCGCCTCCGACTCGTCGAGTCGACGTGGCGGAATCGGTGGTGAGACCTCGCTCAAAGAACCGTCTCGACCGCGGCGAGGGAGTCGAGGACGTAGTCGGGTTCGACCTCGGCCGCTGCGAGATCCGTCCGATCGGTGACTCCGGTGAGAACGAGTGCCGTATCCATGCCAGCGTTGCTCCCGAGTGCGATGTCGGTATTGAGACGATCACCGACGACCAGCGTGTTCGAGGGGTCGGCATCGAGCCGATCCATCGCCGCTGTCGCTGCGATCGCGGACGGTTTTCCGAGGATCGCGTCCGCCTCGCGGCCGGCGACGGCCTCCATTGCCGCGAGGATCGCACCCGATCCCGGAATCTCTCCGCCGTCGACCGGGATCGTCACGTCCGGGTCGGTTCCATAGAAGGCCACGTCGTCCTCGAGTGCCCGCAGGGACTCCCAGAGCGTGCCAAACGAGAAATCGCTGTCGAACGACCCGAGGACGACCTCGGCCGCGTCCGGCTCCGCCGTCACCTCGACGGCAGCGTCGTCGAGGATCGTCTCGAGTCGCTCCTCGCCGACGAGGTAAACCGCCTCGCCGGGATGGGTCGTCGCGAGGTACGCCGCCGAAACGGTTGCGGACGTGAGGACGGCGTCCGGGTCGATGTCGATTCCGTGGGGTGCGAGCTTCGTCCCGTAGTGGTCGGCCCCCCGCGTCGGGTTGTTCGAAAAGAGCAGCCGGGAACAGCCCGCCGTCTCGAGTGCGCGCAAGCCGTCGGTCGCACCGGGCAGCAACTCCTCGCCGCGGACGATCGTCCCGTCGACATCGAGAATCACCGCCTCGTAGTCCGTCATCGTTCGTCGCTAGGGACGGCCGGCGATTGAGTGTTTGGATGCCGGTCGCCGACGACGAGCGTGAACTGGACTCGAGGGGAACGCCGGCGGACTGTGGCGATCACCGCTCCCGTTCCAGAGACGGCTCGTCGGTCTCGAGACCTGCCGAATCGGTCCAGTTCGATCGCTGACTTGCTGACCGACGGGAAAACCCCATACGGCTGCCAGCCGAAGCGGGTATATGGCACTCGACGTCGAGATACCCGAGCCGCCGACCCTCAGCGGCCCACAGGATCCGGGCGACTACGACGCCGTCGTCGAACCCGACGAGCGGACGGGTGACACTGCTCGCCGCGAAGACCTGGCCGACTTTCTGGAGGCGGGCGCTTGGGAAGACGCGTTCGACGAATGGGCCAGGGATACCTATCTGACCGAAACGGAGTTCCGGGCCGTCCTCGAGTTCGGGTTGATCGACGAGTTCGGGTTGATCGACGAGTTCGACTTTTACTGGAATCAGTCCGCAGAGGACGTCGGCTACCGTGCGCCGGCGGTGACGGAAGCGTCGGTAGCCGGTCACGACGAACTCGACGAAGCCGATATCGAAGACATCGAGGAGGAACTCGACACGCTCGGCCTGACGGTAAGCGAAGTGCTGGAAACCGACTACATCCACCGCGACGGGGAGGAGTTCGGCTACTCCTGGGAGTAGCGGGGGCGTGGACGTCGACTCGTCTCCATCCGATTCCGCGTCCACTCGTCCTCAACCGATCCTGTGCCCACTCCGTCGGTGATCGACCCCCCCCCTGTTCGATCCAGCGGTGGGAATTCTTATGCCGGAACCAGACCTACGACCGGCTATGACACTCGAGGTCGAGCCCCCCGAGCCCCCGGAACTGGAGTTCGTCGATCCAAACGAGTACGAGGACGCGACCATCAGCGCCGACGGTACCGAGGATATCGACTACCGGCGCGAGGAGCTCCAGGGGTTCCTCGAGGAGGGTGCCTGGACGGAGGCGTTCGACGAGTGGCGCGAAGGGACGGACCTCGAGGAGCGCGAGTACGGTATCGCTCGTGATCTGGATCTCTTCGCGGGGTTCGATTTCTTCTGGGACGATTTCGCCGACCGCGTGGGGTACCACGCGCCCGGAATCCCCGAGGATTGGCAGGCCCGGGAGTACCACCCCGAACTCGATACCTGGGGGACGGTGTCCTCGATCAACGCCGAACTCACTGAGTTCGGGCAGATCGTCTCGGTCACCCTCAAAGCGGAGTACGTCGACTGGGAAGCCGAGTACGAACCGCCCGAAGACCTGCCGGACTTCGACTGATCGCGAGTTCCGGCACCTCGAGACGAGGGCGATCGGGACAGCCGTGCCGTCGTATCGTGTGAGTCAGTCGCGTGGAACCGCGAGGTTTTGGGTTCGGCCGCCACATTCCGGGCAGGCCCCCAGGGAATCGGTCGCTTCTCGGTAGCCACAGTCCCGGCATTCGTAGTACGATCGCTCCGGCGTGTACGGGTCCGTGTAGACCATGGTCGATGACACAGAGTAACACGAAAAAGTGTTGTGTTGAAGCAGTAACACACGAATGTATACAATCAAGCGACACTATATGCGATTTATTATTGGACATATGTTTACAACGAGGGCCCGATTCCGCGTTGAGACGATTGCAAACGTCTGTACTCGAAGAGAGCGCGGAGACACACCGAGGGCTGCGATCGACCCCGGATCGCCTCGAGCGACTACCGGCCCGTCACACTGCCGTTCCCGTGGTTCGGCAGACGGGGTACTGACCGAGGGTCCTATTGCAGCAAAACTGGACTACTGGAACGGAGACACGGACGTGTGACTGATCGTGGAATACTTCGTGGTCGGTACCGTCTCACTCACTCCCGGGAATCGCTGGCTCTCGAGCGCCAAAACACTCCAGCAGTCCTACCCCGACCACTCGCCGGCGAGATCACCGGCGATGTTCTCTCGCCACTGGTCGAAGCCGTCCTCACAGGCGGCGTTGTCGTCGATGTGATCGACGAATCCAGCACCAGGCGACGCGAGTTCGTCTCCACAGAACGGACATGTGACCGGGTCGGTCCAGTCGGTCGTCGTATTTGTTGCCATTCGTACCGCAATCTATCAGGAACTATCATATAAGTCTCGTCCGTTAGGATTCATTATGATTGGAATGGCATATAATGTCATTAATTTCGACGGCGGCGATTCCCGGGTTGGCGGACGGTCCGCCAGCGACGGCGCACACGGCATTTCGGTCACTGGTTGGCTCGAGACGGGGGAACCACTATGTAAAGAGTTAACATGGTTCGAAGCATACATCACAACATGACACTCGAGGAACAACGTGAGTACGAGTGTCTCCAGTGTGGCCGACGGGAGACGGTCGGCGACGCGCTCGTAAGCACCTGCCCACAGTGTGGGGGCGAAATGCGAAACGTCGAGTTGATCCACGACTGAGACGGTCCCCTGTTACCGGGTCCCGGCGCACCCACAGGGGGTCGCGGGTGCGCCGGCACTGACAGTCATACGGCTGATCGGCCCTAGCCGTCGGTCGTTCCCGCTGCTCGCCGCAGCCAACTGTCGAACGAATGCGGTCGAATCAGTGCGAACTAGTTCCCAACGCCGCTTCGCGTGTTCTCGTGAGCAGTACTCCCTCTCACTCGAGAAGACGCGGCCATCGTGCGACGTACACATCCGCTTCGCAGCGTAAGAAGCTCCTACGCACCGCCATCCCAGCGGTACGAACTACCATACGCCGCCGCGTCGTTGGATAGGGTCTGACACACGACGCGACCAATCCTTCATATTTATACGAGGTGGTAGTAGTAGCGTACGTATATGTCCGAAACCGGGGCGGAGTCCCGTCCACTGGCCCGACGACTTCCCGATCCGACCACAGCGTCGAACGTCCGGTACGATCCGTCACTCGCAGAATTGCGCGAACTCGCCGCGCCCGAGGAGACGACGACCGAGTTCGGGTCTGCTTCCTACGTCAGCGAGGTTCGCTCGCGGAGCGCCGACCGGACGAAAAACGCCGTCGACGACGAGTTCGACGACCACGATCACGAGTTGATCGACGTCGCAGTCGACAGCACGGACGACACGGAGTTGCTCTGCGTCGACCGGCAGATGGGGCGACATCCGGAGGCGAGTTTCTGCTGTCGGCTCTTCGTTCCCGTCGAACACGCCCGAATCGCCTACGCGTGGGCGACGCTCTTCGAGCCGGCAGACGGACAGGACCCCGATCTCTACACCGTCCAGCTGCCGGACCACGACGAGACCGCGATCCGCGTCCTCCCCGACGACGGGTTCACCGCCGTGCTGGGCAGCGACTACATCGGCGAGGCCAAGAAGTCGTTCCTGCGGCTGTTCATGTATCGCATCAAGCAACAGGGCGGGCTCGGACTTCACGCGGGTAGCAAACGGGTTCGGGTCCGCGACGACGACGGCGAACTCCGGACCGTCGGCCAGGTGTTCATGGGCCTCTCCGCGACCGGCAAATCCACGCTGACGTCCCACGGCTGCTGGCTCGAGGAGCCCGAAGACGCCACCATGGTACAGGACGACGTTTGCGGTCTTCTCCCGGACGGCTCCGTCGCCGGCAGCGAGGGCGGGGGGCTGTTCATCAAGACGATCGGTCTCGACGACGAGCAACCCGAACTCTACGAGGCCGCGACCGACGAGTCCGCGATCCTCGAGAACGTCGCCGTCGACGACGACGGCACCGTCCACTTCGACGAGGACCGCTATACCTCGAACTCGCGGGCGATCATCCGACGCGACGACCTCGAGAGCGCGGCGGCGGAGATCGATCTCGACCGACTGGATCAGGTGTTTTTCATCACTCGAAACCCACTGATGCCGCCGATCGCCAAACTCGACCCAGCCCAAGCCGCCGTCGCGTTCATGCTCGGCGAGTCGATCGAGACCAGCGCGGGCGACCCGTCGCGAGCCGGCGAGTCGATTCGTGTCGTCGGGACGAACCCGTTCATCATCGGCTCCGAGGGCGAGGAAGGGAACGCGTTTCACGACCTCGTCGACGCCCTCGAGGTCGACTGTTACGTCATCAATACCGGGTATCTCGGCGAGGAATCGAAAGACATCGGCGTCGCCGAGTCCGTCACGGTTCTCACCGAGGTCGCTCGAGGGACCGTCGAGTGGACCGACGACGAGCGAACGGGACTGACGATCCCCCGATCGATCCCGGGACTCGACATCGACGACTACTACGTGCCCGACCACGTCGACGACTACGACGCCGCGCTCGCGGAACTGCGCGCCGATCGTCGTGACTACCTCGAGCGATTCGACGACCTCCGAGAGGAACTCACGGACGCCGTCTATTAATCGCTCGGCGTTCGGTGGTCGCCGTCGGTCGCGGGCGATCCGAGTCCGGATCGACCCACGGTACCCGATTGAGAGGCAGTAGTTGCCGCACACGGATACCGTTATATGTGTCGAGTTCGCACGGTTCGATAATGAGCGCACAGGTACGAAAACCGACCGCGAGAATCTGCGAAGCGTGCGGTCGCGGCGAACAGTGGGACGAAGAGCTCGAGGCCTGGCAGATCGCCCGCGAGGACGGCGAAAAACAGGTCGGCAATCCACACTGCATCCACGAGTGGGACATCACCGGCACGTTCACACCGGTCGGCGCGAGCGATAGCTAACGGGTCTTCCTGTAGGGGCCGATCCGGGACCGCGACAGTGCTCTTTTCCCCGCCTCGAGCGTAGCCA contains:
- a CDS encoding rubrerythrin-like domain-containing protein, giving the protein MTLEEQREYECLQCGRRETVGDALVSTCPQCGGEMRNVELIHD
- a CDS encoding HEWD family protein, whose product is MSAQVRKPTARICEACGRGEQWDEELEAWQIAREDGEKQVGNPHCIHEWDITGTFTPVGASDS
- a CDS encoding phosphoenolpyruvate carboxykinase (ATP), coding for MSETGAESRPLARRLPDPTTASNVRYDPSLAELRELAAPEETTTEFGSASYVSEVRSRSADRTKNAVDDEFDDHDHELIDVAVDSTDDTELLCVDRQMGRHPEASFCCRLFVPVEHARIAYAWATLFEPADGQDPDLYTVQLPDHDETAIRVLPDDGFTAVLGSDYIGEAKKSFLRLFMYRIKQQGGLGLHAGSKRVRVRDDDGELRTVGQVFMGLSATGKSTLTSHGCWLEEPEDATMVQDDVCGLLPDGSVAGSEGGGLFIKTIGLDDEQPELYEAATDESAILENVAVDDDGTVHFDEDRYTSNSRAIIRRDDLESAAAEIDLDRLDQVFFITRNPLMPPIAKLDPAQAAVAFMLGESIETSAGDPSRAGESIRVVGTNPFIIGSEGEEGNAFHDLVDALEVDCYVINTGYLGEESKDIGVAESVTVLTEVARGTVEWTDDERTGLTIPRSIPGLDIDDYYVPDHVDDYDAALAELRADRRDYLERFDDLREELTDAVY
- a CDS encoding DUF7501 family protein, giving the protein MATNTTTDWTDPVTCPFCGDELASPGAGFVDHIDDNAACEDGFDQWRENIAGDLAGEWSG
- a CDS encoding rubrerythrin-like domain-containing protein; protein product: MVYTDPYTPERSYYECRDCGYREATDSLGACPECGGRTQNLAVPRD
- a CDS encoding acyl-CoA thioesterase, with the protein product MTDLMETVVENREMVQPNHANTLDVAHGGNVMKWMDEVGAMSAMRFSGEMCVTARVDQMNFERPIPVGDTAYITAYVYDAGTSSVKVRLLTEREDLRTRERERTTESHFVYVAIDEDNTPTTVPELTVSTEDGERLRQTALEDEL
- a CDS encoding HAD-IIA family hydrolase, whose product is MTDYEAVILDVDGTIVRGEELLPGATDGLRALETAGCSRLLFSNNPTRGADHYGTKLAPHGIDIDPDAVLTSATVSAAYLATTHPGEAVYLVGEERLETILDDAAVEVTAEPDAAEVVLGSFDSDFSFGTLWESLRALEDDVAFYGTDPDVTIPVDGGEIPGSGAILAAMEAVAGREADAILGKPSAIAATAAMDRLDADPSNTLVVGDRLNTDIALGSNAGMDTALVLTGVTDRTDLAAAEVEPDYVLDSLAAVETVL